From one Bacteroidia bacterium genomic stretch:
- a CDS encoding ATP-binding cassette domain-containing protein, giving the protein MAWRDTEDLPKAKINSESLSKTKRIFIYFRPYRWKYLASMVFLLLTSAVALVFPMMMGKLINAASSEIVGRINEIALWLLLIFGAQAVFSFMRIYLSFNVTENVLAVIRREVYAHMIRLPMTFFSQRRIGELNSRLSSDLVMIQDTFTTTLAEFFRQFIIIVGGIIFLAFTSIKLTLIMIMVIPLVAIFAVIFGRSIRKLSKATQDKVAESNTIVEETLQGIANVKSFANEFFESNRYNKSTQEIIKTAMKGAIARGAFASFIIFCLFGSIIFVIWEGVTLVANKELELGTMIQFILYSVFVGASIGGIAEIYAQIQKAVGAIERVLEIMDEGIEPVELQENVVYQQAKLQGEVKFENVKFRYPSRPEIEVLKDINFSAKKGETIAIVGPSGSGKSTLASLLLRFYTPEEGEILYDGISSKKYGISELRSQMAIVPQDVLLFGGTIRENIAYGKPNASLEEIKQAAKQANALDFIESFPEKFDTLVGERGIKLSGGQRQRIAIARAVLKNPAILILDEATSSLDSESERLVQEALEKLMVGRTSFVIAHRLSTIRNADKIIVIDKGVVLEQGNHEELVMNPDGLYRNLTKLQYDQLAVLS; this is encoded by the coding sequence ATGGCTTGGCGAGATACCGAAGACCTTCCGAAGGCAAAAATTAATTCAGAATCACTTAGTAAAACCAAGCGAATATTCATTTATTTCCGCCCTTACCGATGGAAATACCTGGCCAGTATGGTTTTTCTGCTGCTTACATCGGCAGTAGCACTCGTTTTTCCAATGATGATGGGGAAACTAATCAATGCCGCCAGCAGCGAAATTGTTGGACGTATCAATGAAATCGCACTTTGGTTATTACTCATTTTTGGAGCACAAGCTGTTTTTTCGTTTATGCGGATTTATCTTTCGTTTAACGTTACGGAAAATGTACTTGCAGTGATACGAAGAGAAGTGTATGCCCACATGATACGCTTGCCTATGACATTCTTCTCACAACGTAGAATTGGGGAATTGAATAGCCGATTGAGTAGCGATTTGGTGATGATTCAAGATACTTTTACCACGACCCTGGCCGAATTTTTCAGGCAATTTATCATTATTGTTGGTGGTATTATTTTCCTGGCATTTACCTCCATTAAACTTACACTAATCATGATTATGGTAATTCCGTTGGTTGCCATTTTTGCGGTTATTTTTGGTCGTTCTATCCGTAAACTTTCCAAAGCAACCCAGGATAAAGTTGCCGAAAGCAATACCATTGTGGAAGAAACATTACAAGGCATTGCCAATGTTAAATCGTTTGCCAACGAATTTTTTGAATCGAACCGTTACAATAAAAGTACTCAGGAGATTATTAAAACGGCTATGAAAGGTGCAATTGCGCGTGGTGCTTTTGCCTCTTTTATCATTTTCTGCTTGTTTGGTTCCATCATTTTTGTGATTTGGGAAGGTGTTACTTTGGTTGCCAACAAGGAATTGGAACTTGGCACCATGATTCAATTCATCCTATATTCTGTTTTTGTAGGAGCCAGCATTGGTGGAATAGCCGAAATTTACGCCCAAATTCAAAAAGCAGTTGGGGCAATTGAACGGGTTTTGGAAATTATGGATGAAGGAATTGAACCGGTTGAATTACAAGAAAATGTAGTATATCAACAAGCCAAATTGCAAGGTGAGGTGAAATTTGAAAATGTAAAATTCAGGTATCCCTCCCGTCCGGAAATAGAAGTACTGAAAGACATCAATTTCAGTGCTAAAAAAGGTGAAACCATTGCCATTGTTGGTCCTAGCGGATCGGGCAAATCTACCCTTGCTTCCTTATTGTTGAGGTTTTACACCCCTGAAGAAGGTGAAATTTTATATGATGGTATTTCGAGTAAGAAATATGGCATTAGTGAATTGAGAAGTCAGATGGCTATTGTGCCACAAGATGTATTGCTATTTGGAGGCACTATTCGGGAAAACATAGCTTATGGAAAACCCAACGCTAGTTTGGAAGAAATTAAGCAAGCCGCAAAACAAGCCAATGCACTGGATTTTATTGAAAGTTTCCCGGAGAAATTTGACACCTTGGTGGGTGAACGGGGCATCAAGCTTTCGGGTGGACAACGCCAACGGATTGCTATTGCCCGGGCAGTGTTAAAAAATCCGGCTATTTTGATTTTGGATGAGGCAACCAGCAGTTTGGATAGTGAAAGCGAAAGGCTGGTTCAGGAAGCTTTGGAAAAATTAATGGTTGGGCGCACCTCCTTTGTAATTGCCCATCGTTTGTCGACCATTCGCAATGCCGATAAAATTATTGTTATTGACAAAGGAGTAGTTTTGGAACAAGGCAACCACGAGGAATTGGTCATGAATCCGGATGGTTTGTACCGCAATCTGACTAAACTTCAATACGACCAATTGGCTGTTCTGAGTTAG
- the gldD gene encoding gliding motility lipoprotein GldD, whose translation MTNSLKSWIFALGILSIFVLFNACTDESTPRPKGYLRIALPEKQYRVYDSICPFTFDLPVYAKVLPSESQLAEPCWSNIVFPGLKATLHLSYKEVKQNLPQLLDDTRKLTNKHIPKASAIRKKLIQADDKNVYGMFIEVDGVGVASPIQFYLTDSTHHFIRGALYFNASPNADSLAPVIQFVKQDLDRLVSSFSWKSK comes from the coding sequence ATGACAAACTCCCTTAAATCCTGGATTTTCGCCCTAGGCATTCTCTCCATTTTTGTGCTTTTTAACGCCTGCACCGACGAATCTACACCAAGACCCAAAGGCTATTTACGCATAGCGCTTCCCGAGAAACAATACCGGGTTTATGATTCTATTTGTCCCTTCACATTCGATTTGCCTGTTTACGCTAAGGTACTTCCTTCCGAAAGTCAATTAGCTGAGCCTTGTTGGTCAAACATCGTTTTTCCTGGATTGAAAGCAACTCTGCACCTTAGCTACAAAGAGGTTAAACAAAATTTACCCCAACTCTTAGACGATACCAGAAAACTAACCAATAAGCACATTCCAAAGGCAAGTGCCATCCGTAAAAAACTAATCCAAGCCGACGATAAAAACGTGTATGGCATGTTTATCGAAGTAGATGGTGTTGGTGTGGCATCTCCTATCCAGTTTTATTTAACAGATAGCACTCATCATTTTATACGAGGAGCCTTATACTTTAATGCATCTCCCAATGCCGATTCTTTAGCTCCGGTTATACAATTCGTAAAACAGGATTTAGACCGATTGGTAAGTAGTTTTTCCTGGAAATCCAAGTAA